A region of Spiribacter roseus DNA encodes the following proteins:
- a CDS encoding FKBP-type peptidyl-prolyl cis-trans isomerase has product MQIEKNAVVAIDYTLRDTEGEVLDASPEGQPLQYLHGAGNIIPGLENALEGKTAGEDVDVSIPPEEAYGERDDRLQQDVPKSMFEGVDNVEAGMRFQAQTQSGTQVVTVAAVSGDNVTVDANHPLAGQTLNFKVKVSDVREASAEELEHGHVHDGDHDGEAAE; this is encoded by the coding sequence ATGCAGATCGAAAAGAACGCGGTGGTTGCCATCGACTATACCCTGCGCGACACCGAGGGCGAGGTGCTCGACGCCTCCCCCGAAGGCCAGCCACTGCAGTACCTGCATGGCGCCGGCAACATCATCCCCGGGCTCGAGAACGCCCTTGAGGGCAAGACCGCTGGCGAGGATGTCGACGTGAGCATTCCGCCGGAAGAGGCCTATGGCGAGCGTGATGACCGCCTCCAGCAGGACGTGCCCAAGAGCATGTTCGAGGGCGTCGACAACGTCGAGGCCGGGATGCGCTTTCAGGCCCAGACCCAGTCCGGCACCCAGGTGGTGACCGTGGCCGCGGTCAGCGGCGACAACGTCACGGTGGATGCCAACCATCCCCTCGCCGGCCAGACGCTCAACTTCAAGGTCAAGGTCTCGGATGTCCGCGAAGCCTCGGCCGAAGAGCTCGAGCATGGCCACGTCCACGACGGCGACCACGACGGCGAAGCGGCGGAATAA
- a CDS encoding DMT family transporter — protein MAVPTPGATLAQASDHARGLMLAGGAVLLISFDALLVRLADAPHWDVVFWRGTLIALTLAAWMLVSGQRLHLPPRRRDRWLIGLSVVMLSGNTTLFVLSVTYTAAANTVVILAASPFFAALFSALFLRERVPLRTWVAIAAAMAGVIVVFGGGMRGGTGLGDFFAMTLAVTVGAHLTILRRFPAVPRLPLICLSGVLAALTAVAFANPLALSAESYAVIALMGVVQMPLATVMLAVATRYLPSPEVSLALLVETVLAPIWVWWVLGEAVPSLTAVGGSVILLTVAVHAMLALKEEKT, from the coding sequence TTGGCTGTCCCCACACCCGGCGCAACGCTTGCGCAGGCGAGTGATCATGCCCGCGGCCTGATGCTGGCCGGCGGTGCCGTGCTGCTGATCAGTTTTGATGCCCTGCTGGTGCGCTTGGCCGATGCGCCGCACTGGGATGTGGTGTTCTGGCGCGGCACGCTCATCGCCCTGACCCTGGCCGCCTGGATGCTGGTCAGTGGCCAGCGCCTGCACCTGCCGCCACGGCGGCGCGACCGCTGGCTGATCGGCCTGAGCGTGGTCATGCTCTCAGGCAACACCACGCTGTTCGTGCTGTCGGTGACCTATACGGCGGCGGCCAATACGGTGGTCATCCTGGCGGCGTCGCCGTTTTTCGCCGCCCTGTTCTCGGCGCTGTTCCTGCGCGAGCGGGTGCCATTGCGCACCTGGGTGGCCATCGCAGCGGCCATGGCCGGGGTGATCGTGGTGTTTGGCGGCGGCATGCGCGGCGGCACCGGTCTGGGGGACTTCTTTGCCATGACCCTGGCGGTGACGGTGGGGGCGCATCTGACCATCCTGCGCCGGTTTCCGGCGGTGCCGCGGCTGCCGCTCATCTGCCTGTCGGGCGTACTCGCCGCGCTCACCGCCGTCGCCTTCGCCAACCCGCTGGCCCTGAGTGCCGAGAGCTATGCGGTGATCGCGCTGATGGGGGTGGTGCAGATGCCGCTTGCCACCGTGATGCTGGCCGTGGCCACCCGTTACCTGCCCTCGCCCGAGGTCAGCCTGGCGCTGCTGGTCGAGACCGTGCTGGCGCCGATCTGGGTGTGGTGGGTGCTCGGTGAGGCGGTGCCGTCGCTGACCGCCGTGGGCGGCTCCGTGATTCTGTTGACCGTGGCGGTGCACGCCATGCTTGCCCTCAAAGAGGAGAAAACCTGA
- a CDS encoding S9 family peptidase: protein MATTPGTPAPVAARQPVTDTRHGITREDPYAWLRDPNWREAMVEPERLDPAIRDYLSAENAYADSVMAPLEAIRTELVAELRGRIREDDSSVPAPDGRWAYYSRYREGGQHVLLCRRPREGGDEQILLDGDAEAEGSDYFQLGGAAHSPDHRYLAWAEDRAGAESFSLRVRDLATGEDLAEVIQPARGDIAWASDGQTFLYTVIDDEHRPRWVYRHVLGTPADADEAVYTETDAGFFLGVERTESGRFLIIDSHDHTTSEVRWLPADRPAAEPQLIAPRERGVEYSVSDHGDEWLIHTNADGAEDFMIARAPITSTGRGDWTPLVTHRPGRLIEGMRVYADWLVRQELEDAESRLVIRALATGAEQVLDQPDPCVEVGLMGGLEYRTDWLRFGVSGFARPAQVFDYNMRSGERVLRKTQAVPSGHDPAAYVSRRLMATAPDGERVPISLFHRRDLQPDADTPLLLYGYGAYGISDLPGFSPNRLSLVDRGFVYAIAHVRGGKERGYRWYRQGRLSEKANTFSDYIACAEALIEAGYTGTGRIAAHGGSAGGMLVGAVLNQRPELFQAAVADVPFVDVLNTMLDPDLPLTPPEWPEWGNPIDSARAYADIAAYSPYDNIAPRAYPDLLVTAGVSDPRVTYWEPAKWVARLRSEGRPAGTVLLHTHMSAGHGGPGGRFQYLEEVAYRYAFLLWSYQIISSGTGKSA, encoded by the coding sequence ATGGCGACGACGCCTGGCACCCCTGCGCCGGTGGCTGCGCGCCAGCCGGTAACCGACACCCGCCACGGCATCACCCGCGAGGATCCCTATGCCTGGCTGCGCGATCCGAACTGGCGCGAGGCGATGGTCGAGCCCGAGCGCCTGGACCCCGCGATCCGGGATTACCTGAGCGCGGAAAACGCCTATGCCGATTCGGTGATGGCGCCGCTTGAGGCGATCCGTACCGAGCTGGTCGCCGAGCTGCGCGGGCGCATCCGCGAGGATGATTCCAGTGTACCGGCCCCTGATGGCCGATGGGCCTACTACTCGCGCTACCGCGAGGGCGGTCAGCATGTGCTGCTGTGCCGCCGCCCGCGGGAGGGCGGCGATGAGCAGATCCTGCTCGACGGCGACGCGGAGGCCGAGGGCAGCGACTACTTTCAGTTGGGCGGCGCCGCGCACAGTCCCGATCACCGTTACCTGGCCTGGGCCGAGGATCGCGCCGGCGCCGAATCGTTCAGCCTGCGGGTGCGGGATCTGGCGACCGGCGAGGATCTGGCCGAGGTCATCCAGCCGGCGCGTGGCGACATCGCCTGGGCCAGTGACGGGCAGACGTTTCTCTACACCGTCATCGACGACGAGCATCGCCCGCGCTGGGTTTATCGGCATGTGCTGGGCACTCCGGCGGATGCCGACGAGGCGGTCTACACCGAGACCGATGCCGGCTTTTTCCTGGGCGTAGAGCGCACTGAAAGCGGCCGCTTCCTGATCATCGACAGTCACGATCACACCACCTCGGAGGTGCGCTGGCTGCCGGCCGACCGCCCGGCCGCCGAGCCGCAGCTGATCGCCCCGCGCGAGCGCGGCGTGGAGTATTCGGTGAGCGATCATGGCGATGAGTGGCTGATTCACACCAACGCCGACGGCGCCGAGGACTTCATGATCGCCCGTGCGCCGATCACCAGCACCGGCCGCGGTGACTGGACGCCGCTGGTCACGCACCGCCCCGGGCGGCTGATCGAGGGCATGCGCGTCTATGCCGACTGGCTGGTGCGCCAGGAGCTGGAGGATGCCGAGTCGCGGCTGGTGATCCGGGCCCTCGCGACTGGCGCGGAGCAGGTGCTCGATCAGCCCGACCCCTGCGTTGAAGTGGGCCTGATGGGCGGGCTTGAGTACCGTACTGACTGGCTGCGCTTTGGGGTGAGCGGCTTTGCCCGACCCGCCCAGGTGTTCGACTACAACATGCGCAGCGGCGAGCGCGTGCTGCGCAAGACCCAGGCAGTGCCCTCGGGGCATGATCCGGCGGCCTACGTCTCACGCCGGCTGATGGCGACGGCACCGGATGGCGAGCGGGTGCCGATCTCGCTGTTCCACCGCCGCGACCTGCAGCCCGACGCCGACACGCCGCTGCTGCTCTACGGCTATGGCGCCTATGGCATCAGTGATCTGCCCGGCTTCAGTCCCAATCGGCTGTCACTGGTGGATCGCGGCTTCGTCTATGCCATTGCCCACGTCCGCGGGGGCAAGGAGCGCGGTTATCGCTGGTACCGCCAGGGGCGGCTGTCCGAGAAGGCCAATACCTTCAGCGATTACATCGCCTGCGCCGAGGCACTGATCGAGGCGGGCTACACCGGCACCGGGCGGATCGCGGCCCATGGCGGGAGTGCCGGCGGCATGCTGGTGGGGGCGGTGCTCAATCAGCGCCCCGAGCTGTTCCAGGCGGCGGTGGCGGACGTGCCGTTCGTCGACGTGCTCAATACCATGCTCGATCCCGACCTGCCGCTGACACCGCCGGAGTGGCCGGAGTGGGGTAACCCGATCGACAGTGCCCGCGCCTATGCCGATATCGCCGCCTATTCGCCCTACGACAACATCGCGCCGCGGGCCTACCCGGATCTGCTGGTGACCGCCGGGGTGTCGGATCCGCGGGTGACTTACTGGGAGCCGGCCAAGTGGGTGGCCCGGCTGCGCAGCGAAGGCCGGCCCGCCGGGACGGTGCTGCTGCACACCCACATGAGCGCCGGCCACGGCGGGCCGGGCGGGCGTTTCCAGTACCTCGAGGAGGTCGCCTACCGCTACGCCTTTCTGCTGTGGAGCTACCAGATCATATCGTCGGGGACCGGGAAGTCGGCGTAG
- a CDS encoding DUF2058 family protein: MSDSLRDQLLKSGLVDEQSVKKTRSSKRKKRRRGETDAEQAAASDAAAQREADRRARDRTLNARRQEERRQHEAEQAARQKVLDTQIRHDGDERFQFSHNGRIRPIHVSAAQRRDLAAGRLAIARTRGRYRLIPADIVEFVHARAPFLIAWTAEHSGGDDEDDAYADFPVPDDMIW; encoded by the coding sequence ATGAGTGACAGCCTGCGCGATCAGCTGCTCAAGTCGGGTCTGGTCGACGAACAGTCGGTCAAGAAGACCCGCAGCAGCAAACGCAAAAAGCGCCGTCGCGGCGAAACCGATGCCGAACAGGCCGCCGCCAGCGACGCCGCCGCCCAGCGCGAGGCCGACCGTCGTGCCCGCGACCGCACCCTCAATGCCCGCCGCCAGGAAGAGCGGCGCCAGCACGAGGCCGAACAGGCGGCGCGGCAGAAGGTCCTCGACACGCAGATCCGCCACGACGGCGATGAGCGTTTTCAGTTCAGCCACAACGGGCGCATCCGCCCGATCCACGTCAGTGCCGCCCAGCGCCGCGATCTGGCGGCCGGACGGCTCGCCATCGCCCGCACCCGGGGGCGCTACCGGCTGATCCCGGCGGACATCGTCGAGTTCGTCCATGCCCGGGCGCCGTTTCTGATCGCCTGGACCGCCGAGCACAGTGGTGGCGACGATGAGGACGATGCCTACGCCGACTTCCCGGTCCCCGACGATATGATCTGGTAG
- a CDS encoding SHOCT domain-containing protein, with protein MVFPKSLPILAACLGLGACSMLPGISDGDPADAARAEAEAPSAADGFISRVSTPELTVSTDAPGNEFRQVDQFTRYARVNCNIASQRDAGLETIVRKLRDEAAAGNADYLRIVGAGPFYNRGICDESQLQLSGTAYRRDTGGTSGQVGGSAASAPATDSLAGRLEELEALRDRGLINQNEYEQLRERVLDEAY; from the coding sequence ATGGTTTTTCCCAAGTCCCTGCCCATTCTCGCGGCCTGCCTCGGCCTTGGCGCCTGCAGCATGCTGCCGGGCATCAGCGACGGCGATCCGGCGGATGCCGCCCGCGCCGAAGCCGAGGCCCCGTCGGCGGCCGACGGGTTCATCAGCCGCGTCAGCACGCCCGAGCTGACGGTCAGCACCGACGCGCCGGGCAACGAATTCCGTCAGGTGGATCAGTTCACCCGCTACGCGCGCGTCAACTGCAATATCGCCTCGCAGCGTGACGCCGGCCTCGAGACCATCGTGCGAAAACTCCGCGACGAGGCCGCCGCGGGCAATGCCGACTACCTGCGCATCGTCGGCGCCGGGCCGTTCTACAATCGCGGCATCTGCGACGAGTCCCAGCTGCAGCTGAGCGGCACCGCCTATCGGCGCGACACCGGCGGCACCAGCGGTCAGGTCGGCGGCAGCGCGGCGTCAGCCCCGGCCACCGATTCGCTGGCCGGCCGGCTTGAAGAGCTCGAGGCGCTGCGCGATCGGGGTCTGATCAATCAGAATGAATATGAACAGCTCCGTGAGCGGGTTCTCGACGAAGCCTACTGA
- a CDS encoding superoxide dismutase codes for MAFTLPDLPYDYDALDRSIDARTMEIHHTKHHNTYVTKLNAAVEGTEHADKPLESLLTGVSALPTAVRNNGGGHYNHSLFWKMLSPNGGGAPNGAVADAINAAFGSFETFRETFTNAALGRFGSGWAWLIHTPEGLKVTSTPNQDNPLMDVAEQPGHPVLGIDVWEHAYYLRYQNRRPDYVEAFWDVVNWDEVNRLLADAG; via the coding sequence ATGGCCTTTACGCTACCGGATTTGCCCTACGACTATGATGCATTGGACCGCTCCATCGATGCGCGCACCATGGAGATCCATCACACCAAGCATCACAACACCTACGTCACCAAACTCAACGCCGCGGTGGAGGGGACCGAGCACGCCGATAAGCCGCTCGAGTCGCTGCTGACCGGTGTCTCGGCCCTGCCGACGGCGGTGCGCAATAACGGCGGCGGGCACTACAACCATTCGCTGTTCTGGAAGATGCTCTCGCCCAACGGGGGCGGCGCGCCCAATGGCGCGGTGGCCGATGCCATCAACGCGGCGTTCGGCTCGTTCGAGACCTTCCGCGAGACGTTCACCAACGCCGCACTGGGCCGGTTCGGCTCGGGCTGGGCGTGGCTGATCCACACGCCGGAGGGCCTCAAGGTCACCTCGACGCCCAATCAGGACAACCCGCTGATGGACGTCGCCGAGCAGCCGGGCCACCCGGTGCTGGGCATTGATGTCTGGGAGCACGCCTATTACCTGCGCTACCAGAACCGTCGCCCGGATTATGTCGAGGCGTTCTGGGACGTGGTGAACTGGGACGAGGTCAACCGCCTGCTGGCGGACGCGGGCTGA
- a CDS encoding DUF2334 domain-containing protein, whose translation MNHPAVCLSIHDVMPDTLTPVTALIDRCRRHGWPPPTLLVVPGRDWDRAGISQLQRWQADGHPLAGHGWRHAIDGFGGIGHRVHSALISRRVAEHLSLDAEGILALMRRCHAWFGRHDLTPDGLYVPPAWALGALPLRRLDEQPFSLVETLRGIHSRADGRWRYRALLGYEAGNRLQKAALQVSNAVNRRRAPAAGLRIGLHPHDAQLPLAGAMDRDLARFSPRPPAGG comes from the coding sequence ATGAACCACCCCGCCGTCTGCCTGAGCATTCACGATGTCATGCCCGACACCCTGACCCCGGTGACGGCCCTGATCGACCGCTGCCGGCGCCATGGCTGGCCGCCCCCCACGCTGCTGGTGGTGCCCGGACGCGACTGGGACCGCGCCGGTATCAGCCAGCTGCAGCGCTGGCAGGCCGACGGCCACCCGCTGGCCGGCCACGGCTGGCGCCACGCCATCGATGGTTTCGGTGGGATTGGGCACCGTGTCCACAGCGCGCTCATCTCGCGCCGGGTGGCCGAGCACCTGAGCCTGGACGCCGAAGGCATCCTCGCGCTGATGCGGCGCTGTCACGCCTGGTTTGGCCGGCATGACCTGACCCCCGACGGGCTTTATGTGCCGCCGGCCTGGGCGCTCGGCGCCCTGCCGCTGCGACGCCTCGACGAGCAGCCGTTCAGCCTGGTGGAGACATTGCGGGGGATTCATTCACGCGCCGACGGGCGCTGGCGCTATCGGGCGCTGCTTGGCTACGAGGCGGGCAACCGCCTGCAGAAGGCGGCGCTGCAGGTGAGCAACGCCGTCAACCGACGCCGCGCGCCGGCGGCGGGGCTGCGCATCGGGCTGCATCCCCATGATGCGCAGCTGCCGCTGGCGGGCGCCATGGACCGGGATCTGGCGCGGTTCAGCCCGCGTCCGCCAGCAGGCGGTTGA
- a CDS encoding glycosyltransferase yields the protein MIRVITDWLGLIGSGLIPVRDGVLRNGPRRWAVTLLLGGGLPFALAYYALGLGLDEVLFRRYRRQPVRRPVFILGVPRSGTTALHEALAHDSRFTTQQTWECLLAPAISHRYAWHGLARLDRCLGRPLQRLAGTLNRRFLAPLTDAHPITARAPEEDYLSLLPWLSAFILVVAFPDSRRLWRLGRGDAALTEAEKRRLMRHYRRNIQRHLFFHGGQRTYLAKNASHATLVATLQTAFPDARFIACLRDPAEVVSSQLSSLAPGLEALHGRIHRGALARRMLRQLHFGYTELLSVLPRRAAGRAVLIPLPAQRQGLAATLRETYAALELPLDPAFAGHLETLDARARQHRSGHRHALGDHDLDADTIAERFADIRAAFDFTATRPLKADEATPMDPRPRVLVVSDAAPQRNGVGTYYSDLIEHLRDSVGDIALIAAGDPAHPRRHWFETGLPGDATQRIAVPAPRAFWRSLEAWRPDTLIVATPGPYGVLAALMARRLGARLIFGLHTDYEALATLYWGRLRGWLNRALMARVNAVVFRRAAVVVSNSAHMHQLARDKGAHHAVRVHTPVPRAFLDTPVAALETPPRRILFVGRLAAEKRVESVIDAAAAHPGCTVRIAGDGPQRGTVEAAAARLDNLEYLGWLDRGALLSALDASDLLVLPSQVEAFGTVALEAMARGRVTLVSPGCGIADWPEFAPGLRVMADDETVEQALERLFSEPPAALADCAATARAQAVAMTRRCLDEWQALIRP from the coding sequence GTGATCCGCGTCATCACCGACTGGCTCGGGCTGATCGGGTCGGGCCTGATCCCCGTTCGCGACGGCGTGTTGCGCAACGGGCCGCGGCGCTGGGCGGTCACCCTGTTGCTGGGAGGAGGCCTGCCCTTCGCCCTCGCCTACTACGCCCTGGGCCTGGGCCTCGACGAAGTGCTCTTCCGACGCTACCGGCGCCAGCCCGTCCGGCGTCCGGTTTTCATTCTGGGGGTGCCACGCAGCGGCACCACGGCGCTGCATGAAGCGCTTGCCCACGATTCCCGCTTCACCACCCAGCAGACCTGGGAATGTCTGCTCGCCCCGGCCATCAGCCACCGCTACGCCTGGCACGGACTGGCACGCCTCGACCGATGTCTGGGGCGGCCGCTGCAACGCCTGGCCGGCACCCTCAACCGTCGCTTTCTGGCCCCGCTCACCGATGCCCACCCCATCACGGCCCGCGCGCCCGAGGAGGACTATCTCAGCCTGCTGCCGTGGCTGTCGGCGTTCATCCTGGTGGTGGCGTTTCCCGACAGCCGCCGACTGTGGCGCCTGGGCCGTGGCGACGCCGCACTCACCGAGGCCGAAAAACGCCGCCTGATGCGCCACTACCGGCGCAACATCCAGCGCCACCTGTTCTTTCATGGCGGCCAACGCACCTATCTGGCCAAGAACGCCAGCCACGCGACCCTGGTGGCGACGCTGCAGACCGCCTTCCCGGATGCACGCTTCATCGCCTGCCTGCGCGATCCCGCCGAGGTCGTCTCGTCGCAGCTCTCAAGCCTTGCCCCGGGGCTGGAGGCACTGCATGGCCGCATCCACCGCGGCGCCCTCGCCCGGCGCATGCTCCGGCAGCTGCATTTCGGCTATACCGAACTGCTCTCGGTGCTGCCCCGACGCGCCGCCGGTCGCGCCGTGCTGATCCCGCTGCCCGCCCAGCGCCAGGGCCTGGCCGCCACCCTGCGCGAGACCTATGCCGCCCTCGAGCTGCCCCTGGACCCGGCCTTTGCCGGGCATCTCGAGACCCTCGATGCACGGGCGCGCCAGCATCGCTCGGGGCACCGTCACGCCCTGGGCGACCATGACCTGGACGCCGACACCATCGCCGAGCGCTTCGCCGACATCCGTGCGGCCTTCGACTTTACCGCCACCCGACCGCTCAAGGCCGACGAGGCGACGCCGATGGATCCTCGCCCGCGGGTACTGGTGGTCTCGGACGCCGCGCCCCAGCGCAATGGCGTGGGCACTTACTACAGCGATCTCATCGAACATCTGCGCGACAGCGTCGGTGACATCGCCCTGATCGCCGCCGGCGACCCGGCGCATCCCCGCCGCCACTGGTTCGAGACCGGCCTGCCCGGCGATGCCACCCAGCGCATCGCAGTGCCGGCGCCACGCGCGTTCTGGCGCAGCCTCGAGGCCTGGCGGCCGGACACGCTGATCGTAGCCACGCCCGGGCCCTACGGCGTACTCGCCGCCCTGATGGCGCGACGCCTGGGCGCGCGGCTCATCTTTGGCCTGCACACCGACTACGAGGCGCTGGCCACCCTTTACTGGGGCCGACTGCGGGGCTGGCTGAACCGCGCGCTGATGGCGCGGGTCAACGCGGTGGTCTTCCGGCGCGCCGCGGTGGTGGTCAGCAACTCGGCGCACATGCACCAGCTGGCCCGCGACAAGGGCGCCCATCACGCGGTCCGCGTCCATACCCCGGTCCCCCGGGCGTTTCTCGACACACCCGTGGCAGCGCTCGAAACCCCGCCACGGCGGATACTGTTCGTCGGCCGGCTGGCGGCGGAAAAACGCGTCGAATCGGTGATTGACGCCGCCGCGGCCCACCCGGGATGCACGGTGCGCATCGCCGGCGACGGCCCGCAGCGCGGCACCGTCGAGGCGGCCGCTGCGCGGCTCGACAACCTCGAGTACCTGGGCTGGCTGGATCGCGGCGCCCTGCTCAGCGCACTGGACGCCAGCGACCTGCTGGTCCTGCCCTCTCAGGTCGAGGCGTTCGGCACGGTCGCCCTCGAAGCCATGGCCCGCGGGCGGGTGACGCTGGTCTCGCCGGGCTGCGGAATTGCCGACTGGCCGGAGTTTGCCCCGGGTCTGCGGGTGATGGCCGACGACGAGACGGTCGAACAGGCCCTGGAGCGGCTTTTCAGCGAACCCCCGGCGGCCCTTGCCGACTGTGCCGCGACGGCCCGGGCCCAGGCGGTCGCCATGACCCGGCGCTGTCTGGATGAATGGCAGGCGCTGATCCGGCCATGA
- a CDS encoding HPF/RaiA family ribosome-associated protein: MELIINPGDGVHLSDALRDHVQHKLEPVERKHGERLTRIEVHFKDDNAGKGGADDVHCLLEAHPRGRDPLVAEAVAEDAYTAAHQAAGKLDRSLAHHFGKDDRVRRH; this comes from the coding sequence ATGGAACTGATCATCAACCCGGGCGACGGGGTGCATCTCTCGGATGCCCTCCGCGACCACGTCCAGCACAAGCTCGAGCCGGTTGAGCGCAAGCACGGCGAGCGCCTGACGCGCATCGAGGTGCACTTCAAGGACGACAACGCCGGCAAGGGCGGCGCCGATGATGTGCACTGCCTGCTCGAAGCCCACCCGCGTGGCCGCGACCCGCTGGTGGCCGAAGCCGTCGCCGAGGATGCCTACACCGCCGCCCACCAGGCCGCCGGCAAGCTGGACCGCAGTCTGGCGCACCACTTCGGCAAGGATGATCGCGTCCGGCGGCACTGA
- a CDS encoding invasion associated locus B family protein: MNRVTARAALFATLSSLMLLVLTAGTAGAQSEGTDSALEPQAERPQAEVRERNQDWIVRCQPAPEDAFGAGEFCEMYQQVSEQQNDQTVLEAVIGFPPDSDRPVALFNLPLGMLLPPGVALSIDGGEAERFAVQICLQAGCRTSIELGDDLLSRMRAGERATLTIADPQNREVEIPLSLLGFSASLDTLRENRP, from the coding sequence ATGAACCGAGTGACTGCCCGCGCGGCCCTGTTTGCCACCCTGTCCAGCCTGATGCTGCTGGTGCTTACCGCCGGCACCGCAGGGGCCCAGAGCGAGGGGACCGATTCCGCCCTCGAGCCACAGGCGGAGCGGCCCCAGGCCGAGGTCCGTGAGCGCAATCAGGACTGGATCGTGCGCTGCCAGCCGGCCCCGGAAGACGCCTTCGGCGCCGGCGAGTTCTGCGAGATGTACCAGCAGGTGAGCGAGCAGCAAAACGACCAGACCGTCCTCGAGGCGGTGATCGGCTTCCCGCCGGATTCCGACCGGCCGGTGGCCCTGTTCAACCTGCCCCTGGGCATGCTGCTGCCGCCGGGCGTCGCGCTGAGTATTGACGGCGGCGAGGCCGAGCGGTTTGCGGTGCAGATCTGCCTGCAGGCCGGCTGCCGCACGAGCATCGAACTCGGCGATGACCTGCTCAGCCGCATGCGCGCCGGCGAGCGCGCCACCCTGACCATCGCCGATCCGCAGAACCGCGAGGTCGAGATCCCGCTGTCGCTGCTTGGCTTCAGTGCGTCACTCGACACGCTGCGCGAGAACCGGCCCTGA